ACTCCGAAATTGTTTTGGGGTGGCTTTTTTATTAAATAATAATTTTGGTTACAATAAAAACGAAATATTCATAAAACAGAAAAATTATTAGAAAATTTAAAATAATTTTTGATTTTGAGTGTTACTTATTTTTGATATTAAAAAAATCAGGGAAACTGAATGGAACGAGAAAATTCTGATTTGGAGAATAAGTCTTTTTTAGATTCAGATGAATATGATGAAATATTTCAAATGTTTTATTCATATACCATAAATATATTGTGCTGCAATGGAATACATCTTGATTGCAATTTTAAATCAGATATGCTTAAAGATGCTCTGACTGAAGCTTTTGTAATGTATGACCAAAAAAATATAAAAATTGATGCGCCTATTGCATTCAAGCATTGGATTTGCAAAACTGCATATAATATTTTTCGGAATCAATATAAACAATATAAACAAATTGATTTTTGTGACAATTGTAATTTTGATTCAATATCTGAAGAGTATATTAATCAATCATACAGAAACTTATCATGGTTGGAAATTAAAGAGCATTTGACAGGGTATTGCTTGGAAGAGGATATTGAATTCTTACAGAAATATTGGTACGAGGGGTATTCTTTTAAAGAAATGACATTTATATATGAGAAGAGTGAAGCAGCACTAAAACAAAGACACAAACGACTTTTAGACAAACTAAGAAATATTCTACCCCCCCCTAAACAATTAATTTATTTTAATGTGAAAATATTTTGTCACTTTTCGTCCGAAAAAATACATTATCAATGTATTTAAGGTTGCAACATTTAAAAAAGTTACTATTAATAATTATTGGAGGAAATTATGATTCAAAAGAAAATACTTTCGTTTATTTTGTACTTTATTATAAGTACTTTTATAATAACTTCTTATGCGTGTGATTGTGAAACTATGATAAAATATGTAACTGTAAGTGTTTTCGTCGAGGGACCACCGTATTGTAATTCTAATTGCACATATAATAATGTTATTTATCATTACAACCGCTACAATTCCCATTGGACTGAAGCAATTTCCGCTCCATTTGCATGTCAGGGCGGGAATTATACATATTCTACATATCCGGCAGAGGGAACGATAAGATATAATTGTATATCATATTGTTGTACAACGTTCGGGATTCAATGTATTGTAAGTTCTGATATTGTACCTAAGCCAAGAGCACCTTGCGACAAATCCGGTGTATCTGTGGATGTCCCATGTAAAGTTGTCAATTTAAGTTGTTAATTTTATTATATATATGGAGAAACTAATGAAAAACAAATTTGTATTAATGGTTGTAGTGTTGGCAATCATTTTATCGTCGTGCGGTGAAAACATATTGAATGATAATTCAACTAAAAACACAGGTAAAGATATGTTAGGTTTGATAATGCAATCAAATGGAATTCCGGATGATTTGCATTATTCATTTTTTGTTTATAAATCAAAACAATCATTATTGATTGATGCAAATGATAGTTTGTATTCTATCATTGGTACAGAATACAGTAATTATTATAATGCATATTTATTCGATTATGCGGGTAACGTCTCGATAGCCAACCATAATTTAACACATTCTTCAAATGGCTCTTATAATAATTTTTCAAACATCGTTGATTTAGACGGAAATGATAAAGAATATGTAGTGCAGGGTAGCGTTGACGTTCCTGCAATATCTTTTGAACTTGAAAATCCGCTTAATTATGCAAACATTCTTTCGCCTTCGCATGGTTCAGCACATGATAACGATAATTCATTGACTGTAACATGGACGCCGGAGCCTACGAAGAATATGACAGTTATGTTAACGTTAATTTCAGAGGCATCTGATCCTTTATACCCCGGAATAGAAGATAAAGTAATAGCTGATACCGGTACTTATACTTTTACTGCAAGTGAATTACAACAATTCAAAACAGGCATTCTTAAAATCCTTCTAAGAAGAGGAAACTATAAATTTGGTTATGCCTCAAATGGAAAACAGTACGGAGCTTTTGCTTTTTCTCAAAATTCAATTGATATTATATTAAATGATTAATGTAAAATAAACGGCTATCAGAAAAAATTATAATTGTATAATTCAGTTTTGATAGCCGTATTAATATATAAAAATAATGGAATTACTAAACAATTACTTCGGTTTTTTTAATTATATAGGTTTTACTTTATCCATTCTGTTATTATACAAGTTAGCTGTAAAATATAAATTCAGTATAATAACATCTATTAATCTTTATTTTCTATTTATTTCACTAACACTAATCTTTGGAACAATAGGATATGCTCTGATTTATAAGTCAAATTTTCCGTTTGATTTTGATGTTAAAAATCATTCACATTTAGGTTCTACAATTCTGATATTCTTTGTTTTTTCAATTTTGTTTAATCAGCTATGGTTCAAAAATATTAAATTGTATTTAGACTTATTTATTTTACCCGGAGCTTTTTTTCAAGTAATTGCAAAAACCGGATGCTACTACGGTCAATGTTGTTCAGGCATTGTTGAAATTCCAGGATTGAATATAAATTTACCCTTACAATTTGCAGAAGCAATTTTTTTATTTGTAAATACACTAATAATAGCATCAGTTATATTCTTTAATAAGTTATCCATAGGTAGCGGCAAAATATTCTATCTTTATATTTTACTATTCAGTATTGAAAGATTTTTTGCTGAATTTTATCGTGATGAATCCATAAATGGATTTTTCGGAATTAGAATTAGTTTTATATTTTTAGTCATAATGATATTATTTTCATTATTAATTATTATTAAAAAAGATAAGAAAGGAAATTCATTATCAAATGTGTAAATACATTGTTTAAATAATAAAGTACATTGATTTTGTTAATAAGTAAAAAAGCATTGTGAATGATTTAGCAATCGGAATTTTATGATTCTGATGAAATATGAAATAAGCCACTCCGAATTAGTCTTGGGGTGGCTTTTTTTAGTATAACATTTCATTATATGAAAATCAATATTTTCATCGGCAACTACAATCATTTATGATGCTCGAGGAATTACGATTTCATTTTTTATGGTTTCTGCAGCAAAGAGTAAGCAAGCATTTATATCATCAATTGTTATTGATGGGTAAGAATCAAGTAGTTCTTCAATTGAATCACCGAAAGCCATTTTTTCAAGAATCAAATCAACAACAATACGTGTATTTTTAATAGCAGGTTTTCCAAAAAGCACTTCAGGATTTGATGTTATATGTAATTTCAAATCTAGCATATCTAAACCTATCGTTAATTATTAATATTAGCTTTTAGACGCTATCAACCAAAGATAATTGCATCTTTTAAGTATTAAACTTGCTTCAATAATAGCTTCATCGGACTTGTAATCAAATGAAATACAAATTTAATAAGTGATATTTATTATTTCAATAATCCGCTCTCAAATTTCTTGGAGGCGACTAATACTTATAAAACTATATTGTTAAAAAAATTCGATTTGATTTAATACGTCAAGATATTTAATAAATTAATTGAGGATTATTATGAATACTGTTTCTTACACAAGTTTTAATGAAAACTCTAAACATTATTTAGAGAATATTGCCAAGACTAATAATGAAATATTGATTTTAAAAAACAGTAAACCTTTATTTAGGATTTCACTTGTGAAGAATCCAGAACCTGCAAATATTCTTAAAGGCAGTATTATATTTAAAAATGATATTTTAAGTCCAATTGATGATAATTGGGATTCTGAGTAATGGTAATTCTTGATACACATGCCTGGATATATGGTTTGTTACCGAATCGCCGTATCTAAGTAATAATGCACTCAGCACTATCAAAGACATTGATATTTGCGGTATAAGTGCCATATCATGCTGGGAAGTAGCGATGTTGATTGAGAAAAAACGTATCGGATTTAGCTTCCCGATTGATGAATGGATTAATTTAGCACTATCTAATGTTTTACTTTTACCTCTATCACCGGAAATTTCTATCAAAGCCGCAAAATTGGGAAATACTTTCCATGGTGACCCCGCTGATAGAATTATAACAGCCACTGCTATATTGAATGATTGCTCTCTGATAACAAAAGATGAAAGGATTCAAAATTCAGGATTAGTAAGTACAATATGGTAGAATTTATTATCATTTATTTAAGCATTTTTTGATGTAAATATTTTTCCCTTTCATATTTCAATAATTTTCATTAATTTTGAGAATTGAAAATATACTCATTTGAATTATGAAAAGATTTATTTGGTTATTGATTGTGATGATGCCGTTTCTGAGTTATGGTAACTTCGCTACTGAGGATGTAAATGATTTGATTATTGAAGGTAACTCGCAATTATCAAATGGAAATTATCTGGATGCAATCCAATTTTTTAATCGAGCACTTGAAATTGAAGCTGAGAATTATCTGGCTTTTTATGGTAAAGGTTTGGCATATGAGAAGTTATATTACTTAGATACTGCAATTTTAAATTATCGGAAAGCAATTTATAATAAAGATGATTTCAGTTTGGCTTTTTACCGCTCAGGTGTTTTGAAATACAATTTTAATTTATACTCCCAAGCTCTTAAAGACTTCGAAAAAGTAACGCAATTAAATTCGAATAATCTTGAGGCTATGCTATATACAGCCAATTGTTTTAAAAAGATGGGGTTATTCATCGGTGCATCTGATTTATATAAAAAATTAGCGGAAAAGTCAAAAAGTCATAAAGAATTCATGCTTCAATCTTGTAAGGCACGTATCGATAATGAAGCTATTGAAAATACTATCTGTCATTTTGATTCTCTGGTAATCATATACCCTGATTATGATTCTGCGTTTTATTACAGAGGGATGTGTAAAATGAATGCAGGATTGTTTTTACCTGCAATTGATGATTTCAGTATTGCAATTAACCTGAATGATAAATTTACCGGAGCATATATTTATCGCGGAAGAGCAAAACAGATGTTAGATTCAAAGAAATCAAAGGAAGGAAATGAGGATTTAATTGCATGGAAACAAATTCAACCCGATTTTATTGATATTGAATTAGAAAAGGCATATGACTATTATTTTGATTCATTGTATTACGATGCAATTGAACATTTCAATAATGTGGTTTCCGCTGATTCAGGGCGAACAGATGCTATACTGTCTCTTGGGCTGTGTTATTATGGTGTT
This window of the Ignavibacteriota bacterium genome carries:
- a CDS encoding sigma-70 family RNA polymerase sigma factor, with product MERENSDLENKSFLDSDEYDEIFQMFYSYTINILCCNGIHLDCNFKSDMLKDALTEAFVMYDQKNIKIDAPIAFKHWICKTAYNIFRNQYKQYKQIDFCDNCNFDSISEEYINQSYRNLSWLEIKEHLTGYCLEEDIEFLQKYWYEGYSFKEMTFIYEKSEAALKQRHKRLLDKLRNILPPPKQLIYFNVKIFCHFSSEKIHYQCI
- a CDS encoding prolipoprotein diacylglyceryl transferase; this translates as MELLNNYFGFFNYIGFTLSILLLYKLAVKYKFSIITSINLYFLFISLTLIFGTIGYALIYKSNFPFDFDVKNHSHLGSTILIFFVFSILFNQLWFKNIKLYLDLFILPGAFFQVIAKTGCYYGQCCSGIVEIPGLNINLPLQFAEAIFLFVNTLIIASVIFFNKLSIGSGKIFYLYILLFSIERFFAEFYRDESINGFFGIRISFIFLVIMILFSLLIIIKKDKKGNSLSNV
- a CDS encoding DUF433 domain-containing protein encodes the protein MLDLKLHITSNPEVLFGKPAIKNTRIVVDLILEKMAFGDSIEELLDSYPSITIDDINACLLFAAETIKNEIVIPRAS